CCAAGACCCAGAGCATCAATCGCGTGAGATGCATACAATGCAGAACATGCGTCGATATCTGCCCGACAAACACCATCGCCATGGAGCCAGGATATCCAGAGCCTGGCCCCGTGAGGGAGATACACATCTATGCGGTCGGTATGAAAAGGCATGAATATACTATCACCTCGATGCCCCCGAGCGAGAGGGACGAGAAGAGACTGAGGAGGAAGTGAGATGCCCTCGGGTCTGGAGATCTAGGAGTTCACT
This genomic window from Methanomassiliicoccales archaeon contains:
- a CDS encoding 4Fe-4S binding protein; amino-acid sequence: MSMIISSLRNLLSRPYTVRYPYEDARIPPNNRGRVVWDMERCIWCRLCEKNCPTKAISTDKQAKTQSINRVRCIQCRTCVDICPTNTIAMEPGYPEPGPVREIHIYAVGMKRHEYTITSMPPSERDEKRLRRK